Proteins encoded in a region of the Nonomuraea helvata genome:
- a CDS encoding MFS transporter yields the protein MKNKWSCLAVACLATLLLSLDLTVLHLALPTLVTDLGANSTQLLWIGDMYGFALAGLLVTMGNLGDRIGRKRLLLIGAATFGAASAVTAYAPNAELLIAARALLGVAGATIMPSTLSIVRNVFTEPGERTAAIGIWSGMSAAGFAVGPVVGGLLLGHFWWGSVFLINVPIMLLVLAAGIMVLPESRNPHAGRIDLASAALSFAGVVTAVYAVKEGAHKGVAHADVLAAGAAGVLLVGLFVWRQTRLAEPMIDVRLFTRRAFSASILTNLLAIFTMSAMMLMFGWYLQLVLGWTPLQAGLAQLPGGLSGAVGGILAARLVHRIGRNGVVALGLAMNAGAFLYYSTLGLSLNYLTLLPFMLVGGLGVGFTFTVNNDNVLATAPRERAGAAAAVSETAFELGGALGIAILGTVLNTAYRAGLDATATSVATGEARESIAGAMRAAQALPTEKAATLVRTAQVAFIDGLHLTSLVTSGLLVVVALVALVGLRGVPKVIPEEALARA from the coding sequence ATGAAGAACAAATGGTCCTGTCTGGCCGTCGCCTGCCTGGCCACCCTCCTGCTGTCACTCGATCTCACGGTCCTGCACCTGGCCCTGCCGACGCTGGTGACCGACCTCGGCGCGAACTCCACGCAACTGCTCTGGATCGGCGACATGTACGGCTTCGCGCTGGCCGGCCTCCTCGTCACCATGGGCAACCTCGGCGACCGCATCGGCCGCAAGCGCCTCCTGCTGATCGGCGCGGCCACCTTCGGCGCCGCCTCGGCGGTGACCGCGTACGCGCCCAACGCCGAGCTGCTGATCGCGGCCAGGGCACTGCTCGGCGTGGCCGGCGCGACGATCATGCCGTCCACCCTGTCGATCGTCCGGAACGTGTTCACCGAGCCGGGCGAGCGGACCGCGGCCATCGGCATCTGGAGCGGGATGAGCGCCGCCGGCTTCGCCGTGGGCCCGGTCGTCGGCGGGCTGCTGCTCGGCCACTTCTGGTGGGGCTCGGTCTTCCTGATCAACGTGCCGATCATGCTGCTGGTGCTGGCCGCCGGGATCATGGTGCTGCCCGAGTCGCGCAACCCCCATGCGGGCAGGATCGACCTGGCCAGCGCCGCACTGTCGTTCGCCGGCGTGGTGACGGCCGTCTACGCGGTCAAGGAGGGTGCGCACAAGGGTGTGGCGCACGCCGACGTGCTCGCGGCGGGCGCGGCCGGGGTGCTGCTGGTGGGCCTGTTCGTGTGGCGGCAGACCCGGCTGGCCGAACCGATGATCGACGTACGGCTCTTCACGCGGAGGGCGTTCAGCGCGTCCATCCTCACGAACCTGCTGGCGATCTTCACGATGTCCGCCATGATGCTGATGTTCGGCTGGTACCTGCAGCTCGTCCTGGGCTGGACGCCGCTCCAGGCGGGGCTCGCCCAGCTGCCCGGCGGCCTGAGCGGCGCGGTCGGCGGCATCCTGGCCGCCCGGCTGGTGCACCGCATCGGCAGGAACGGCGTGGTCGCCCTGGGCCTGGCCATGAACGCGGGCGCGTTCCTGTACTACTCCACGCTCGGCCTGTCCCTGAACTACCTCACGCTGCTGCCCTTCATGCTCGTCGGCGGCCTCGGGGTCGGGTTCACGTTCACCGTCAACAACGACAACGTGCTGGCCACCGCCCCCAGGGAACGGGCCGGGGCGGCGGCCGCGGTGTCGGAGACGGCGTTCGAGCTGGGCGGGGCGCTCGGCATCGCGATCCTCGGCACGGTGCTGAACACCGCGTACCGGGCCGGCCTGGACGCCACCGCCACCTCCGTGGCGACGGGCGAGGCACGGGAGTCCATCGCCGGGGCGATGCGCGCGGCGCAGGCGCTGCCCACCGAGAAGGCGGCCACGCTCGTACGGACGGCACAGGTGGCCTTCATCGACGGGCTGCACCTGACCTCGCTGGTCACCTCGGGACTGCTGGTCGTGGTGGCCCTGGTGGCACTGGTCGGGCTGCGCGGCGTGCCGAAGGTCATCCCGGAGGAGGCGCTGGCCAGGGCATGA